A stretch of DNA from Carassius carassius chromosome 22, fCarCar2.1, whole genome shotgun sequence:
tgtgtgaatgtaattctacacatttgtaactattaatctacaacttccaattcaaaacacgggtgttttgatcattgtctgtgtgtgcaaattgaaagattcaactcttcacatcagagctgtgagtgtaaattttaacttacaaatacaaatattaatatgacaagttctcacattcagatcttcaacctctcgagttttgctactgatttacctttatattaTTTCCACAGGGTGAGCCTCCCATTGAGCAAACTCCAGCTATGAAGAAGTATCTGGCGTTCTACAGAAACCTGATGGACAATGAAGAGCCGCTGTACTTTGCCGTGGGTCTTCTGCCCTGCGCTAGACTCTGGGTTTGGCTGGCTAAAAATCTCAACACTCCTTCAACCAATGCCTACTACACTTGGAAGGTGGATAATATGGGCGGCCATCCTGAGAAACACTACAGAGCTCTGCTGAATAAGTATCTCAACACAACTCAGAAAGTGGAGAAGGCTAATGCTATATTCCGTGCACAGATGCAGAACGAGCACGATTTCTTCTTCTCGTCTTGACTGGTTGTTAAATGCAAACACCGTCTGAGCAAttcaatatttcataaaaataaaaaaagtttgcaatGATAATCCAAATATTGCTTGATGTATTTGATGGcgtattttaagattttaaataatcatttaaaaagaaTTGTATATTCTACCAAATATATTCAGATCAGTTTAAAACATCAAAACCTATTTGCAACCACATTGTTTGGAATTTACaaacaataatacaattattttacattcaGTGTTCAGCAGttcattattttgttaaatacaaaactctcaaaaaaaatatatttcacattttatggtTATAGGCACTGTATTTCCTTTCTGTAACCTCTTTTTCGTTCGTTTTACTATTTTActatgttttaatacatttacattttttattttctatcttAAATGCTTTAAATCACATTGAATTCcctttgtgtatgaaatgtgctatataaataaacttgccttgcctactgTATGTGGTTGCATTTGAAAGTTTTTcattaaatatagtttaaaattatatatttagattttacaaTGAACTAACTGCAACAAACAAAAGATAAGAATATTAAGCATAATATCTGGATTAACTGTGCATTTTTAATGTAGCATTTGCAGTATATAGTCATCAAATGGTTTATTTAAATAGCATTACTTAcagagatgcagatgagtttgtttcttcatcagaacagatttggagaaatgtcgcatcacatcacttgctcaccaatagatcctctgcagtgaatgggtgccgtcagaatgagagtccaaacagctgataaaaaaaaaaatcacaaggttacacaccactccagtccttcagttaatgtcttgtgaagtgaaaggtTGCAAAAATCCATCAAGAAAAAAATCCATCTTGTAaaatccatcaagacgtttttaactttaaaccactgcatttctccaaatctgctccaaagaaGACACAAACACAAGTATATCTCGGATGGACTGAGTGAGAGTAAATTTTTAGGTAATttaaaattttgaatgaattactcCTCATTAACTCTATCATACATACTGTATCTTACTGATGCAAGATGTTGAGTTTTAAAACAgctgtaaaataaaaccaaaGGCTGATTGAAAACTCGGAAAAATTATCATTTAGATGCACAAgagtaaaaatacatacatttttattgctgTCAACAACCAGCTTAGTAAGTGTATGACGGTACAAAGTCAGAGATTactagatttaaatttgtttgcatttatttcagGCCATTTCCTGTCACTATGCAAGCTCTGACTGCTAATGtagtggctcaagtggtagagcattaaaTTAggagcgcaaggttgggggttcgattcccaggaagcacatgttaggtaaaaaaggTTAGCCTGAAAGCACTGTacgttgctttggataaaagcatctgcaaaatgcataaaattaaCTTGCAGCTAAGAGGTATGAAGTTGATGATACAGTCACATTTCAGGTGTGTTCAGTCAAATGCAGTGTTACCTTCATGCACACGTGTGTGTGGTTTATCGCTGCAGTTGGGTTCGATGTATATGTGTTTGTTCTGTGTGCAGGACACCTGGGCTTTGCTGGGACATTTTGTTCAAGGATACAGAACATCAATGTGATTGCCGGTGCTTATCTGTCTGCTTAGAGAGAGAATGGCTTCACAACTGGAACATCTGTTTGTTAATTACTAAACAATTGccttaaaaactaaaaattaaatatgcTTTCACCAAAAGTACAAACCTTGGCCATCAGGTGGCACTGTAGGAAAGAAATCATGGATCACGCCATCTGTGCCTGGGAAAAGCAGGTTTGATACCTATCTAATATTAATGAAAGCCAGACACTGTAACATTAGCATCAATGGACTTTGGCGTGGAATTTTCTTTAAACAATGTAAGAACATTGGGAATTAATCGTCTTGGATTGATACTTCAGGTGTTCGTGAGAGTGATTCCTGCAAGTAATTATTAAGGTTATTGCTTATGTTGAAGTACTTGGATCAGAATTCGAGTTCAGAGCAGACACTGGGAAATATATAACTGGTACAGCAGAGAATTTAATCAGCCTCCATTATTTGACATATCTAAGATCCAACTTTTTGATGATGGAAATGATGGTTTTGAAAGAATAGGAGGCAATTAATTAATTCTGCAATATTAAATAGATTTACATGTTTGATCAACATCAGATCAGGTCTAAACATGCCTATTAAACTTTATGACACTACAGTAATAGTAACTTTGCCTTGACAATAACAGTGCTTTTGAATTTATAATCTAATTAATAAAATTCAAAGTTTCTACCACATTATTTTGCTTaatgtaaataaacacacacatatttaaataaaattatcacTGATAAAGTTTAATATGTGAACGCCAATGTTTTACCACAAATGTAATGGGAATTTTGTGTGTAGCCTAGTATGTTGTGTGATATAAAGCAAGAGTGGTTTTCCAACCTCGATTTAACAGATGTGAGCAAAATACAcaatctatttatatatttaccagCTAACTGCAATCCAATTCCTTGATCGTGCTGATTAAAAGCAGAATAAATGGGCATTTTAAAAGCAGCCAAGAATGCTTGTTTGCTTCTCTCTCGGCATACGCACATATAATAAATACCATATGTGCCCAGACTGCGATCTCCATTGAAAGCAAATTGCTTTTAGTAAAAAAAGGTACAGTAAGTGCACTGATTAAGTGGTTATTTAGTCTATTTAAAATGGTCCATGGTACAAACTCCCTCAGACCAATTCAAACCACACCCTATCAACAACTTCCACAGAAATAAACAGTAAGATGAAGTGGTGAGAAATTGCCCTGGATAATTCACTAGATTgagcttaaagtgatagttcacccaaaacattAAATTCTGTTAACATTTATTGACCCtgtcatgtcattacaaacctgtatgaagatgtttagcagaatgttcatgctgctctgttCCATACATTGAAAGGAAATGGGCTCTCAAGCTCCGAAAGTGAGTAATAATAGTACAACATTAGTATATCATGTGGCCCAAAACAAACCACTTTTGAATATACACAAGAGCAAATGAGATCTGAGTTAAGTGTTACTCCATCCTCATATAGAGGATAATAAGTATGgatctggaacaacatgagggttagtaaaagGTTTTGTGAgcaattctcaaaaaaaaaaaaaaagtggagaggctgtttttaaagaaagtacctttgtaaaaaaaaaatcatcttatgCCTGGAATAGTATTTCAcatgctgtctgtgtgtgtgtgttgtggagaaTGGCTGGGATCACTATTTCCTGGGGTAGCTGCCTTATGGAGATTTGGAACCGAATAAAATAACTGGGTGGTATCCAGACATCCAGGAATCCATTTACACAGCATGGAAAAATGTCTCATGAATGCACATGCACACCGTATAGCCAAACCAACCCAGAAAGGGCAAATAATATGCACGATTTCCTCACAGACACTGATATACTTTGATAAGCGTTGAGAAATGAAGACAGAAGCCAATCTAAGGAGTGACATATAGCTTTTaacttcactctctctctcagaatGTCTGTTTCTCATTACCtgacattgtttttatttctcttcttGTCCGTTTCACTTGAGATACAGACTAGCTGAAGACTAACTGAACATACTtgtgtataataatataaatatccaAGCCTGACTCCAGGTGGGCCTCTCAGTTGATGTTAAAGCATGTTCTTAAGGTTGTgaagtataaataatatatgacAGTCACCTTTGACCCGGATGTATTTTGTcagataaaaaattaataataatcactTGGGTATTAAGTACAATTTGACAAAAAAAGGAACAACTTTTCTTTATTTGGTGGCCTCTGCACCCtcggcctcatgggatagtaaactTTCCAATGATTCCACATCTCTGCAGATGCAGTGATGTTGTTTGCATTCTATTTAGAAGTGAAGTATGCATATTTGGACACAGGATTTGACTCTCAAACAGAACTCTCACTGGCCTCGGAGCAGGAAAATAATTTCTGAAACTCTTGGTAACCAATGCCATGTGTggcacacacagtcacacataaAACAGTGATCCAGTTTTTATTACACATTCTGCGGAATTATTCTAATGCTGTAAAGTTTTGAAcatattttcacacaaaaattgtcagtttatagaTATATTATTGTTGAACAGAGATGATATTTACAGATtattagacagatagatagacagacagataaatctACACAGACTGATAGAACTAAAGACAGATAGatctacagacagacagaaagatctACAGACAGaactacagacagacagatagacaggcaAATATAGATAGAActacagataaatagatagacagacggacCGACCTGCAGACAGACAtttctacagacacacagacatttttacagacagacaaatagacagcTACAGATAGATCTAGTCAGACAGAAAGatctacaaacacacagacagacatacagatctacagacacacagacatttCTACAGATGACAGATATTTCTAAAGACAGACAGatctacagacagacagaaacataaataTAGATAGAACTACAGAGATCTACATACAAACAGACTTTCTACAGACAGATACAGatatagtcagacagacagatctaCAGACAGGTAAATATAGATAGaaatacagaaagacagacagatagatagatctgCAGTCACACAGACATTTCTACAGACAGATAGAtctacagacagacacagagatctAGTCAGACAGacctacagacagacagatctacAGACACAGACATTTCTACAGAGAGACAGATCTACAGACAGATAGACATTTCTACAGACAGATGGATctacagacagacacagatagatCTAGTCAGACAGACCTACAGACAGACCAATAGACAGGTAAATATAGATAAaactacagacagacagacggacagacatgTAGATAGATctacagacagacatagatataACTCCAGACAGgcaaatagatagacagacatatgcagacagacagacagacagacacagacagacagatctacAGACTGATAGaactacagacagacagacagacagacagacagacagacagacagacagacagacagacagacagacagatagatagatagatagatagatagatagatagatagatagatagatagatagatagatagatagatagtcttaATCCTGATGAGTAGCTGCTTGAATAATCCATCACACAAACTTGgtcattttcatttctttaattGGAATGGAAACCTGATGCTAAACTATAAACCTGCCAGATCTAAAAGTTTGGTCAGTAACGGTCAGTGATGATAAAGGCTGTTATGCACAACTAAGGCCTGATCAATGGGTGTGTTCTGGGGTCCATGTCTTCCTCTCTCGCTCCTCCTGCGTTCCCCTGGGCCAGTGAAATTTCAGCTCCCCCTCCTTTAAATTGCCTTCCCtcttctccttttctctctcacacacacacaaacactataagaTCTCAAGACCCTTTGCTGTGGTTCTGATACCTGCATAAGACACACTCATCTTCTGAAGGATGGCCAGGACTCATACCCTCCTACTCACACTGCTGTCCACCATCCTCATTCTAATTGGTGAGTAGCTATTACCTATCGATACTTTGGGgatacatttttttcccctttaaatatttaaaagatttgCTTTACATAAAAACAGTCGTTGTTCATGACAACTCATTTAGATGGGTAAAAAAGTTTTATGAAATTTATGctgcaaatattaaaatagaaagtaaaATTTTTTTGTAGCATCCTATTTACCACTGTAAAACAGTATTGTGTGATTTAAGATGCCATAGTACTAAATGATTGCAACACTCATATACCATGTTTACATGGTATTTTATGGTATTTCTAAAGATGCATGTCCAAAATGCCCAATAGTACTAAAAAACAAGGTACAACTATGGtacttaaaattttatatatgtattcaaAGCTTTCATTCATTTCTTGATGTTCTTTAACTATAAGAAACACATATGTGAAATGTatttcacatacagtatatgatatGAGCTAAATTTAAAATCAATAGAATTTTCCAAAGGCCAgacaaaaaaactgtaaaaaggaAACTTTCTCTCCCTTTAGTTCTGGCCAGGGTTGAAAGTGCAGCCGTTAAAGATGGAAAAGACAGTGAAGCTCAAAGTGAGtataacacacactcactaacacactccAAATTTAAATACCAGTCCCTCCTCTTACTACATTGTTTTAGCAGGGGCACCTAAACAAGTTTTCATGCCAGCTTCTGATGCCTCAAACTTCTTCAAACACCGCAGTCGCAGATCCCCGAGAACTTCTGAAGAGTACTATGGTGAGTGCAGTAAAACGACCCTAATGTTTTCCCATAATCCTTATAGGTTTAATCAAAATGAAGAGACAATTACACTCCTAATATGTAGTTTACCAATTAAGGAGCTTAAAATCAAATTTAAGTAATCTCCTATTAAAATTGTATTCACATTTAACTTATGCTAATGCCCACCGCAATAGGATACAGATGTGAAGAAAAGAGTGAACAGACTTCTTTAACATCATTCTCTCAGATATAAGAAGTGTTCACTACGAGCAAATTAACTAGAAGGAACACTaggaggtaacactttacaataaggttctttagttaactactttagttaaacTAAGAATAAATAATActtctaatgcatttattaatcttaactagttaatttcagcatttaccaATCCATTATTAAAATTCCATGTTGTGTTTGCTAACATAAGTTAATGCACTGTAAACTAACatgaacaactgtatttttattaactaacattaacaaagattaataaatattgtaattgttCATTCGTGTTAGTTAATACTTTAATCTTAACAAATgacacattattgtaaagtgttaccaacaaaaCAAAGacttgagtacattttacaaaaaatatactatttcagtctttctacttcaaaattttatgtttaatttaatgtgtgaCTAGCCTTTTCTATGTGAAATTGCAATAAAAGATAATCAGTTTAACATAAACCAAAATAATCAGAACTGTAAAACCAATATTACCAAAATCAACAATTTACAGTCTTTGTAGCCCCCTACATAGCCCCCTACTTACTGTAATTAAATATGCAGATAAAAGAGTCAATCGGAATTTGATATGgaacacaatatgctaatttgacCAGAcctcacaaaaaacaaaaaaaaacaaaaaaaacaaacaaaaaaaaagctagaTGTACAACATATTATAAATTTATAACAAACCTATTATATTTCTCAAGcccacatatatattttttaaattattatttctttttctattgaataaaatacattcatttatGGAAACTTACAAAAAGGGTCAAAATTACGTAAtacaaattcagattttttttcttctggataATCGGAGTTTATTTTTcaggaggaaaaaaaatgtatttcattgaaaaaaaaaaaaaaaactttcaaagaGGTAATTGCAACCTTTACTCaaaattcttactttttttttctcacaattgtaaattaatatcttgcaattttgtgggggaaaaaaaaattgtcagaattgtgagatgcaaagtcacaattacctttcaGTCACAgaatttcaagtaaaaaaatcCATAGAAAATATGTTTGACTATTATCTTCGACGGTGGGAGACTCAGAGTCTAAAACATTGGGCTAGAAGGTCCAACAGGACAATATGGAGCAGTGTTCTCTCTCTCCCACAGACACGCACATACATATGGACACTTGTCCAAACGGCATCAGGCTGTCCTTTACCCAGCTAGTCTATTACTGCAGCAGTGAAGGCATGGAAAAGTTTTACTTTAGTGTATTTTAAATCGTCAGCAATGTGTGTGTGATGGAACTGCATGTTGGAGGAGTTAAAGCAATTGGGGCTTGAAAGTGGAATGTGCAGACATGAGCTCAACTAACCTCCCTCAttgtggagaaagagagagagagcaaaacctAGATTATTTTTGGCCCTC
This window harbors:
- the LOC132098755 gene encoding unique cartilage matrix-associated protein-like isoform X1; amino-acid sequence: MARTHTLLLTLLSTILILIVLARVESAAVKDGKDSEAQTGAPKQVFMPASDASNFFKHRSRRSPRTSEEYYAEQRVKMVTNKRRREHLEEQNNKHENYLEEERDEQYERTREKNEQWRQFHYDGQYPQYPHRRRYYV
- the LOC132098755 gene encoding unique cartilage matrix-associated protein-like isoform X2, producing the protein MARTHTLLLTLLSTILILIVLARVESAAVKDGKDSEAQRAPKQVFMPASDASNFFKHRSRRSPRTSEEYYAEQRVKMVTNKRRREHLEEQNNKHENYLEEERDEQYERTREKNEQWRQFHYDGQYPQYPHRRRYYV